Proteins from one Sabethes cyaneus chromosome 2, idSabCyanKW18_F2, whole genome shotgun sequence genomic window:
- the LOC128734829 gene encoding NADH dehydrogenase [ubiquinone] iron-sulfur protein 4, mitochondrial → MSLLLRPLARVSVTSWTRACFSTTSVALKDPRKQKEAPIMEASLVIADDEQQREREKLASTITVPTKVNLAPITGVPEEHVKERRVRIFMPAKNAMQSGTDNIHQWCIEFDNRERWENPLMGWASSGDPLSNMRVEFGSTDEAIVHCEKNGWRWFIDAPEAEKKSRVKNYGVNFSWNKRTRVSTK, encoded by the exons ATGAGCCTCTTATTAAGACCTCTCGCCCGAGTCAGCGTGACTTCATG GACACGGGCCTGCTTTTCAACAACATCGGTCGCTTTAAAGGATCCTCGAAAGCAAAAAGAAGCTCCTATTATGGAAGCCTCATTAGTCATTGCCGACGATGAACAGCAGCGCGAGAGGGAAAAACTGGCCAGCACTATCACCGTTCCAACTAAG GTGAATTTAGCGCCGATTACGGGCGTTCCGGAGGAACACGTAAAGGAACGTCGCGTGCGAATCTTCATGCCGGCGAAAAACGCTATGCAGAGCGGCACCGACAACATCCATCAGTGGTGTATCGAGTTCGACAACCGCGAACGCTGGGAGAATCCACTAATGGGATGGGCTTCCTC AGGCGATCCACTATCGAATATGCGTGTGGAATTCGGTTCAACGGATGAAGCAATTGTACACTGCGAGAAAAATGGTTGGAGATGGTTTATAGATGCACCAGAGGCAGAGAAGAAGAGCCGTGTTAAGAATTATGGTGTCAACTTTTCATGGAACAAGCGTACTCGAGTTTCTACCAAATAG